The following are encoded in a window of Flavobacteriales bacterium genomic DNA:
- a CDS encoding PDZ domain-containing protein → MKLRILLPLLLLAVVFAGPKPAKAQTPTPERKVTIEMIVTENGETTTKRVELDQADDKAIEDALRDMGVMGEFKLDLDDEKIMIDIRLLAGDATQRAMDMSLWAQRADEKSKPVGYLGVSTTPMAEEARARLKVAAKTGALVLEVMKESPAAQLGLMADDVIVSVNGRTVEDPQQLTEAIRAHAPGTKVKIAWYRGAKKMTGEAVLTEKQRGAYAFQFDMDHDKRWKDGQRVERTGEQRAFLGVTPAEEASPEGVPVGSVEEGSAAAQMGMRAGDVVKSINGITVADFDALREVIRGMKPGDEATIVVSREDKETTLKGALGARPMAMRFRTMDDDMPGMREFHFEGFAPEEGEALRREMERLREEMRQLGREMGGEIRKEMRVTIESRTLTEEEMALLRAKGVAGLDQELKLDDLRVFPNPATDRVWLRFTAADRGDLRVLLHDATGERVYEESITGFQGRYERAIDLSDKASGSYFIVVQQQGRAATAKVVKH, encoded by the coding sequence ATGAAGCTTCGAATACTCCTCCCACTGCTGCTGCTCGCGGTCGTTTTCGCCGGACCGAAGCCCGCAAAAGCCCAGACCCCCACGCCGGAACGCAAGGTCACCATCGAGATGATCGTGACCGAGAATGGCGAGACCACCACCAAACGCGTGGAATTGGACCAGGCCGATGACAAGGCCATCGAGGACGCGCTGCGCGATATGGGCGTGATGGGCGAATTCAAACTGGACCTGGACGATGAGAAGATCATGATCGACATCCGCCTTTTGGCGGGCGATGCCACCCAGCGCGCCATGGACATGAGCCTCTGGGCGCAACGTGCCGATGAGAAGTCCAAGCCCGTGGGCTACCTCGGCGTGAGCACCACCCCCATGGCCGAGGAAGCGCGTGCAAGGCTAAAGGTGGCCGCGAAGACCGGAGCCCTTGTGTTGGAGGTCATGAAGGAAAGTCCCGCCGCACAACTCGGGCTGATGGCCGATGATGTGATCGTATCCGTGAACGGAAGGACCGTGGAGGATCCCCAACAGCTCACTGAGGCCATCCGTGCGCATGCGCCGGGCACCAAGGTGAAGATCGCCTGGTACAGGGGAGCGAAGAAGATGACGGGGGAAGCGGTGCTGACCGAAAAGCAGCGTGGTGCATACGCCTTCCAGTTCGATATGGACCATGACAAGCGTTGGAAGGATGGCCAGAGGGTCGAACGCACCGGAGAGCAACGCGCCTTCCTGGGCGTGACACCCGCCGAAGAAGCCTCCCCGGAAGGCGTGCCTGTCGGCAGCGTGGAGGAAGGTTCGGCCGCAGCGCAAATGGGCATGCGCGCAGGAGATGTGGTGAAGTCCATCAATGGGATCACCGTCGCCGATTTCGATGCCCTGCGCGAAGTCATACGTGGAATGAAGCCCGGCGACGAGGCCACGATCGTGGTATCCCGCGAGGACAAGGAAACCACCCTGAAGGGCGCTTTGGGTGCACGGCCCATGGCGATGCGCTTCCGCACCATGGACGATGACATGCCGGGCATGCGGGAATTCCACTTCGAGGGCTTCGCGCCCGAGGAGGGCGAGGCGCTGCGCCGGGAGATGGAGCGGTTGCGCGAGGAAATGCGCCAGTTGGGCCGCGAAATGGGCGGCGAGATCCGCAAAGAGATGCGGGTGACCATCGAGTCGCGCACCCTCACCGAAGAAGAGATGGCCCTGCTGCGCGCGAAGGGTGTGGCCGGCTTGGACCAGGAACTGAAGCTGGATGACCTGCGCGTCTTCCCCAATCCCGCCACCGACCGGGTATGGCTGCGGTTCACGGCGGCCGATCGTGGTGACCTGCGTGTGCTCCTGCACGATGCCACCGGCGAACGCGTCTACGAGGAATCCATCACCGGTTTCCAAGGGCGATACGAGCGGGCCATCGATCTCAGCGACAAAGCATCAGGCAGCTACTTCATCGTGGTCCAACAACAGGGCAGGGCGGCCACCGCCAAGGTGGTGAAGCATTGA
- a CDS encoding tail fiber domain-containing protein yields the protein MKARQLLQPASFVFALSVVGELQAQNVGISVDGAAPHASALLDVDVTALPPNAKRGLLVPRMSTAERNAIAAPATGLLVYDTSLNAFWYFTGTIWTPLVAGSAGWSLTGDGATVPGTNFIGTTDAQPMEVRVNGQRAGWTSPTANNTSFGHGALGVSSDNWNTAFGKDALRDNTTGDRNTALGYWALRDNISGQWNTAVGESALRQNTTGRENVALGRAALLANTTGEFNVALGEGAMYLSTVSSNNVAIGKNTMPNPGGHENVAVGGYALLGGAGRNVAIGHNAMRNSMGQRNTAMGHTAMRDHQGSYNAAVGYEALDQGSGDHNVAMGYQALRLAGPAINNVALGAFALTSNVDGSYNTAVGASALRSNNGGQYNTAIGHLVMHNNTWGSWNTAMGYGALYASIGCQFSVALGSNALQSSTSGSGNVAVGSQAMTANVTGSQNVGVGQGAQMFQTGSNNVAVGYASMHGAMALSTGEANTAVGTQTAFNITSGGSNSALGKGALQSLTTGSFNTAIGVDALLTTTGGQELVAVGYRAMRDNTTGGGNTAIGVDALMINTSGSRNTAVGYKSVFQNISGLGNTGVGYQALFLNINGSNNTAVGESALGFATSDHCTATGYFAAFNNLTGAMNTAHGSYALYTNSYNANAAFGYGAGYSPFAGVRNTYLGPDADEVVVGDWTNSTALGNLSRITSSNQVRIGNAVVNSIGGQVAWTALSDARFKRDAREDVPGLDLILALRPVTYTLDAHAVAAFLKEDLVVDGERGRIPAEPDAATVQTRNEAASIRRTGFMAQEVEQAANRIGYSFSAVDVPANEESPYGLRYAEFVVPLVKAVQELEARVRQLEAELEALRDR from the coding sequence ATGAAAGCCCGTCAACTCCTGCAGCCTGCCAGCTTCGTCTTCGCGCTAAGTGTGGTGGGTGAGCTGCAAGCACAGAATGTGGGGATCAGTGTGGATGGTGCGGCACCGCACGCCAGTGCCCTGCTCGATGTGGATGTCACCGCCCTGCCACCCAATGCCAAGCGCGGCCTGCTGGTGCCGCGCATGTCCACTGCGGAGCGCAACGCCATCGCGGCACCCGCCACCGGATTGCTGGTGTACGACACCAGCCTGAACGCCTTCTGGTATTTCACCGGCACCATCTGGACGCCGCTTGTAGCCGGTAGCGCGGGCTGGAGCCTCACCGGTGACGGTGCCACCGTGCCCGGCACCAACTTCATCGGCACCACCGATGCCCAGCCGATGGAAGTGCGGGTGAATGGCCAGCGTGCCGGCTGGACCAGCCCCACGGCGAACAACACCTCCTTCGGCCATGGCGCTTTGGGCGTGAGCAGCGACAATTGGAACACGGCTTTCGGTAAGGACGCGTTGCGGGATAACACCACTGGCGACCGGAACACAGCTTTGGGCTATTGGGCCCTACGGGACAATATTTCCGGGCAGTGGAACACGGCCGTAGGGGAGTCGGCCCTTCGCCAGAACACCACCGGGCGAGAGAACGTGGCATTGGGCCGGGCAGCGCTCTTGGCCAACACCACGGGTGAATTCAATGTGGCATTGGGCGAGGGTGCCATGTACCTCTCGACGGTATCGAGCAACAACGTGGCGATCGGCAAGAACACCATGCCAAACCCGGGTGGGCATGAGAATGTGGCGGTGGGCGGCTACGCGCTGCTCGGTGGTGCCGGCCGGAACGTGGCCATAGGGCACAACGCGATGCGCAACAGCATGGGCCAGCGGAATACCGCCATGGGCCACACCGCCATGCGCGACCACCAGGGTTCATACAATGCCGCCGTGGGATATGAGGCGCTGGACCAAGGGTCCGGGGACCACAATGTCGCCATGGGCTACCAGGCACTGCGCCTCGCTGGTCCGGCCATCAATAATGTGGCGCTGGGAGCCTTCGCGTTGACATCGAACGTGGATGGTTCCTACAACACGGCGGTTGGCGCTTCGGCATTGCGGTCCAACAATGGAGGCCAGTACAATACGGCCATTGGGCATCTGGTCATGCACAATAACACCTGGGGAAGCTGGAACACCGCCATGGGCTACGGGGCCTTGTATGCATCCATCGGGTGCCAGTTCAGCGTGGCGCTCGGATCCAACGCGTTGCAGTCGAGCACCTCGGGGAGCGGCAATGTGGCCGTGGGCAGCCAGGCCATGACCGCCAATGTGACCGGTTCCCAGAACGTGGGCGTGGGGCAGGGCGCCCAGATGTTCCAGACGGGTTCGAACAATGTGGCCGTGGGTTATGCGAGCATGCATGGCGCGATGGCGCTCTCCACCGGCGAGGCGAATACCGCTGTGGGCACCCAAACAGCCTTCAACATCACTTCGGGAGGATCCAATTCGGCGTTGGGCAAAGGGGCCCTGCAGAGCTTGACGACCGGGTCGTTCAACACCGCCATCGGCGTTGACGCGTTGCTGACCACCACTGGTGGCCAGGAACTGGTGGCGGTGGGCTACCGTGCGATGCGCGACAATACGACCGGCGGTGGGAATACGGCCATCGGTGTGGATGCTTTGATGATCAATACCTCGGGTTCTCGCAATACCGCGGTCGGTTACAAGAGTGTGTTCCAGAACATCAGTGGCTTGGGCAACACCGGCGTGGGATACCAAGCGCTATTCCTGAACATCAATGGGTCGAACAATACTGCCGTAGGAGAAAGCGCATTGGGCTTTGCCACATCAGACCATTGCACCGCCACCGGCTATTTCGCCGCCTTCAACAATTTGACAGGTGCGATGAACACCGCGCATGGTTCCTATGCACTCTACACGAACAGTTACAACGCCAATGCGGCGTTCGGTTATGGTGCGGGATATTCGCCCTTCGCGGGTGTGCGCAACACCTATCTGGGTCCCGACGCCGACGAGGTGGTGGTGGGCGACTGGACCAACAGCACTGCCTTGGGCAATTTGAGCCGGATCACCTCGAGCAATCAGGTGCGCATCGGCAACGCGGTGGTCAACAGCATCGGCGGGCAGGTGGCCTGGACGGCATTGAGTGATGCGCGCTTCAAGCGCGATGCGCGTGAGGATGTGCCCGGTCTTGATCTGATCCTCGCGCTGCGGCCGGTCACCTACACGCTGGATGCCCACGCCGTGGCGGCCTTCCTGAAGGAGGATCTGGTGGTGGACGGCGAACGAGGACGGATACCGGCCGAGCCGGACGCCGCTACGGTGCAGACCCGCAACGAGGCCGCGTCCATCCGTCGCACGGGCTTCATGGCGCAGGAGGTGGAGCAGGCCGCGAACCGCATCGGGTATTCCTTCAGCGCGGTGGATGTGCCGGCGAACGAGGAAAGCCCCTATGGACTGCGCTACGCGGAGTTCGTGGTGCCCCTGGTGAAAGCCGTGCAGGAGTTGGAAGCGCGGGTGCGGCAACTCGAAGCGGAGTTGGAGGCGCTGCGCGACCGGTAA
- a CDS encoding c-type cytochrome translates to MKTLLKILAVLAVIIIGFVVYVNIAWGKAHEAPYPDIHASTDPAMIERGRYLAYGPAHCATCHMPMDKIMDVENGLEVLPLSGGWEITFPLGTFHAPNLTPDEETGIGTWSDAQLARALRYSVAHDGAILMEFMPFQELSDEDLTAVISFLRSQPPVKHEVPRSEYSFLGKAIFTAMGYEPLGPKNTPLARVQRDSTAEYGRYLAQSVANCGGCHTERDLTTGEYIGKDFAGGMFFVPDEFSDGHGHMSPNITPDAETGVMAHWDEETFIRRFKAGRLVPGTPMPWGAFSRMDTIDLKALYRYLHGLEPVNRPVEKTIYRPGEEMPG, encoded by the coding sequence ATGAAAACCCTGTTGAAGATCCTCGCCGTCCTCGCCGTCATCATCATCGGCTTCGTCGTGTATGTGAACATCGCCTGGGGCAAGGCGCATGAAGCTCCCTACCCGGACATCCATGCCAGCACCGACCCCGCAATGATCGAACGCGGGCGCTACCTCGCCTATGGTCCTGCGCACTGCGCCACCTGCCACATGCCGATGGACAAGATCATGGATGTAGAGAACGGGCTGGAGGTCCTTCCCTTGAGCGGTGGCTGGGAGATCACCTTCCCCCTCGGCACCTTCCATGCGCCGAACCTCACACCCGACGAGGAGACCGGCATCGGCACCTGGTCCGATGCGCAACTGGCCCGCGCCCTGCGCTATTCGGTCGCACACGATGGAGCCATCCTCATGGAGTTCATGCCCTTCCAGGAATTGAGCGACGAGGACCTGACGGCGGTGATCTCCTTCCTGCGTTCTCAGCCACCGGTGAAGCACGAGGTGCCACGCTCGGAATACAGTTTCCTGGGCAAGGCCATCTTCACCGCCATGGGCTACGAACCACTGGGACCAAAGAACACACCGCTTGCGCGCGTGCAACGCGACAGCACCGCCGAGTACGGCCGCTACCTCGCGCAAAGCGTGGCCAATTGCGGCGGATGCCACACCGAGCGCGACCTCACCACCGGCGAGTACATCGGCAAGGACTTCGCCGGCGGCATGTTCTTCGTGCCGGACGAATTCAGCGATGGGCACGGCCACATGTCACCGAACATCACCCCGGATGCTGAGACCGGCGTGATGGCGCATTGGGATGAGGAGACCTTCATCCGTCGATTCAAGGCCGGCCGGTTGGTCCCGGGTACGCCCATGCCGTGGGGTGCATTCTCGCGCATGGACACCATCGACCTGAAGGCGCTGTATCGCTACCTCCACGGCCTCGAGCCGGTGAACCGACCGGTTGAGAAGACGATCTACCGCCCGGGTGAGGAGATGCCGGGGTGA
- the typA gene encoding translational GTPase TypA → MTDLRNIAIIAHVDHGKTTLVDRILHQCQLFRVNEEVQDLLLDNNDLERERGITILSKNVSVRYKGVKINIIDTPGHSDFGGEVERVLNMADGVILLVDAFEGPMPQTRFVLGKAIELGLKPVVVINKVDKPNCTPDEVHEAVFDLMFALDATEEQLNFPTVYGSSKQGWMGPDWKTPTEDVSHLLDVIVEHVPAPKQVEGTLQMRITSLDYSSFQGRIAVGRITRGSIRPGQAITLMKNDGTQKKGQVKELMVFEGLGKEKVKQEVGCGEIVAVMGLENFDIGDTVADAENPEGLPKFKVDEPTMSMLFTINNSPFFGKEGQFVTSRHVRDRLFKEIEKNLAMRLQETDSPDRLLVFGRGILHLSILVETMRREGYEFQLGQPQVLYKEIDGQRHEPIENLTVQVPEQFSSRVIDHVTRRKGEILNIEQKSDRTVLEFSIPARGIIGLRNTLLTATEGEAIIAHRFKGYEPFKGQIQAPRPGCIVSGEQGAVVPYAIDKLQDRGKFFVDPGEDIYVGQVIGESPKPGEELVVNVVRTKKLTNMRASGTDEKLNIAPAVKFSLEECMEYIADDEYLEVTPKSLRIRKILLDENERKRAAKKLQEA, encoded by the coding sequence ATGACCGACCTGCGCAACATCGCCATCATCGCCCACGTGGACCACGGCAAGACCACGCTGGTGGACCGCATCCTGCACCAGTGCCAGCTCTTTCGCGTGAACGAGGAGGTGCAGGACCTGCTGCTGGACAACAACGACCTGGAGCGCGAGCGGGGCATCACCATCCTCAGCAAGAACGTGAGCGTCAGGTACAAGGGCGTCAAGATCAACATCATCGACACCCCGGGCCACAGCGACTTCGGCGGTGAAGTGGAGCGCGTGCTGAACATGGCCGATGGCGTGATCCTGCTGGTGGACGCCTTTGAAGGCCCCATGCCGCAGACGCGTTTCGTGCTGGGCAAGGCCATTGAACTGGGCCTGAAGCCCGTGGTGGTCATCAACAAGGTGGACAAGCCCAACTGCACGCCGGACGAGGTGCATGAAGCCGTGTTCGACCTGATGTTCGCACTGGACGCCACCGAGGAGCAACTCAACTTCCCCACGGTCTATGGCAGCAGCAAGCAGGGCTGGATGGGACCCGATTGGAAGACGCCCACCGAGGACGTGAGCCACCTGCTGGACGTGATCGTGGAGCATGTGCCGGCGCCGAAACAAGTGGAGGGCACGCTTCAGATGCGCATCACCAGTCTCGATTACAGCAGCTTCCAGGGCCGCATCGCAGTGGGCCGCATAACCCGCGGCAGCATCCGGCCCGGGCAGGCCATCACGCTCATGAAGAACGATGGCACCCAGAAGAAGGGGCAGGTGAAGGAATTGATGGTCTTCGAGGGTCTGGGCAAGGAGAAGGTGAAGCAGGAGGTGGGTTGCGGCGAGATCGTGGCCGTGATGGGCCTGGAGAACTTCGATATCGGCGACACCGTGGCCGATGCGGAGAACCCCGAAGGCCTGCCCAAGTTCAAGGTGGACGAGCCGACCATGAGCATGCTCTTCACCATCAACAATTCGCCCTTCTTCGGCAAGGAGGGCCAGTTCGTGACCAGCCGCCATGTGCGCGACCGGCTTTTCAAGGAGATCGAGAAGAACCTGGCCATGCGCCTGCAGGAGACCGACAGCCCCGATCGCCTGCTGGTCTTCGGCCGCGGCATCCTGCACCTGAGCATCCTGGTGGAGACCATGCGCCGCGAGGGCTACGAGTTCCAATTGGGCCAGCCCCAAGTGCTTTACAAGGAGATCGACGGTCAGCGCCACGAACCCATCGAGAACCTCACTGTGCAGGTGCCCGAGCAGTTCAGCAGCCGCGTGATCGACCACGTGACGCGCCGCAAGGGCGAGATCCTCAACATCGAGCAGAAGAGCGACCGCACGGTGCTGGAGTTCAGCATCCCGGCGCGCGGCATCATCGGCCTGCGCAACACGCTGCTCACCGCCACCGAGGGCGAGGCCATCATCGCGCACCGCTTCAAGGGCTACGAGCCCTTCAAGGGACAGATCCAGGCGCCACGCCCCGGCTGCATCGTCAGTGGCGAACAGGGCGCCGTGGTGCCTTACGCCATCGACAAGTTGCAGGACCGTGGCAAGTTCTTCGTGGATCCCGGCGAGGATATCTACGTGGGCCAGGTGATCGGCGAGAGTCCCAAGCCCGGCGAGGAACTGGTGGTGAACGTGGTGCGCACCAAGAAGCTCACCAACATGCGCGCCAGCGGCACGGACGAGAAGCTGAACATCGCGCCCGCCGTGAAGTTCTCCCTGGAGGAGTGCATGGAGTACATCGCCGACGACGAGTACCTGGAGGTGACACCCAAAAGCCTGCGCATCCGCAAGATCCTATTGGACGAGAACGAGCGGAAGCGCGCGGCGAAGAAGCTGCAGGAGGCGTAG
- a CDS encoding response regulator transcription factor, with the protein MADMIRVVIVEDDAEVSAIFSGWIERSGDMRLVRSFSSGTRFLEDMAGLQVDVVLMDIHMPGENGIACVERAKPLMPGTQFLMLTMFDDPPYVFQALCAGATGYLLKDASTQELLDAVRDIHRGGSPMSPAVARLVVASFQKEAHQRITDHMLTDRERVVLHHLAAGHMYKEIGELEGISIETVRSHVRKIYGKLQVHTRLEAIRKAFPEG; encoded by the coding sequence ATGGCGGACATGATCAGGGTGGTGATCGTGGAGGACGACGCGGAGGTCAGCGCGATCTTCTCCGGCTGGATCGAGCGCTCGGGCGACATGCGCCTGGTGCGCAGTTTCTCCAGCGGGACACGGTTCCTCGAGGACATGGCGGGCCTGCAGGTGGATGTGGTGCTGATGGACATCCACATGCCGGGCGAGAACGGCATCGCCTGCGTGGAGCGGGCCAAGCCCCTGATGCCGGGCACCCAGTTCCTCATGCTCACCATGTTCGACGATCCGCCCTACGTCTTCCAGGCGTTGTGCGCGGGAGCCACCGGTTATCTGTTGAAGGACGCCTCGACCCAAGAACTGTTGGACGCTGTGCGCGATATCCACCGGGGCGGTTCGCCCATGTCACCCGCCGTTGCCAGACTGGTGGTCGCCTCGTTCCAGAAGGAGGCCCATCAGCGCATCACGGACCACATGCTCACCGACCGGGAGCGCGTGGTCCTGCACCACCTCGCCGCCGGCCACATGTACAAGGAGATCGGGGAGTTGGAGGGTATAAGCATCGAGACCGTGCGCAGCCATGTGCGCAAGATCTATGGCAAGCTGCAGGTGCACACGCGGCTTGAAGCCATCCGGAAGGCCTTTCCCGAAGGCTGA
- a CDS encoding RNA-binding S4 domain-containing protein: MRLFKTRSLATEALRREQVMLNGRVVKPSAEVKVGDAFALRVPPIWREWEIIALPTSRTGAKLVPGLVTERTAFDDLEKLELARLVRARHRPPGSGRPTKRDRRDLERFGEG; this comes from the coding sequence GTGCGCCTCTTCAAGACGCGGAGCCTGGCCACTGAAGCGCTGCGGCGCGAGCAGGTGATGCTCAACGGGCGCGTGGTGAAGCCATCCGCCGAAGTGAAGGTGGGTGATGCTTTCGCGCTCCGCGTGCCACCCATCTGGCGCGAATGGGAGATCATCGCCCTGCCCACCTCGCGCACAGGGGCCAAGCTGGTGCCCGGCCTTGTCACCGAGCGTACCGCCTTTGACGACCTGGAGAAACTGGAGCTGGCCAGGTTGGTACGTGCCCGGCACCGCCCGCCCGGAAGCGGCCGGCCAACGAAGCGGGACAGGCGAGATCTGGAACGGTTCGGCGAAGGGTGA
- a CDS encoding TetR family transcriptional regulator → MSPTIEQLGLRERKAAQLKIQLVDLLTEELQHRGFHEIGVEELCEKAMISKVTFFKYFPTKDALLWYHSTVWIHCVKADCLLKGLEGVAALRFLFQDMALHFNEHVNLFGYYFSVNSMQVSGEERPALSDAEKLALHPDGSTLGLAINYSLGEFFRQHTQKARKAGDFRTDMTVEAQAILIGSVFQGSGLVGLRIDADRPGDTMTNAFNTLLKLLKP, encoded by the coding sequence ATGTCGCCAACTATCGAGCAGCTTGGACTCCGTGAACGCAAGGCCGCACAGCTGAAGATCCAGCTCGTGGACCTGCTCACCGAGGAGTTGCAGCACCGCGGCTTCCATGAGATCGGTGTGGAGGAGCTGTGTGAGAAGGCCATGATCAGCAAAGTGACCTTCTTCAAGTACTTCCCCACCAAGGACGCCCTGCTCTGGTACCACAGCACCGTATGGATCCATTGCGTGAAGGCCGATTGCCTGCTGAAGGGGTTGGAAGGGGTGGCCGCGCTGCGCTTCCTCTTCCAGGACATGGCCCTCCACTTCAATGAGCACGTCAACCTCTTCGGCTACTACTTCAGTGTGAACAGCATGCAGGTGAGCGGCGAGGAGCGCCCGGCGCTGAGCGATGCGGAGAAGCTGGCCCTGCACCCGGACGGCAGCACCCTGGGGCTCGCCATCAATTACAGCCTCGGCGAGTTCTTCCGCCAGCATACGCAGAAGGCCCGCAAGGCCGGTGACTTCCGCACGGACATGACCGTGGAGGCCCAGGCCATCCTCATCGGGTCGGTCTTCCAGGGATCCGGGCTGGTGGGTCTGCGCATCGATGCCGACCGGCCCGGCGACACCATGACCAACGCCTTCAACACCCTCCTGAAACTCCTGAAGCCATGA
- a CDS encoding phage holin family protein, translating into MDLLIRLIISTIAVLVTDLLLPGVNADDFMTGLLVAVVLGLLNALLRPILVLLTLPVTVLTLGLFVLVINAAMVLLAARIVPGFEVRSFWWALGFSIILSVVQGFLQGLDKPKHEQQR; encoded by the coding sequence ATGGACCTGCTGATCCGCCTGATCATCTCCACCATCGCGGTGCTCGTCACGGACCTGCTGCTGCCCGGGGTGAATGCGGATGACTTCATGACAGGCCTGCTCGTGGCCGTGGTGCTGGGCCTGCTCAATGCCTTGCTGAGGCCGATCCTGGTCCTCCTCACATTGCCTGTGACGGTGCTTACGCTGGGCCTCTTCGTGCTGGTGATAAACGCCGCCATGGTGTTGCTCGCCGCGCGGATCGTGCCAGGCTTCGAGGTGCGCAGCTTCTGGTGGGCGCTGGGCTTCAGCATCATCCTCAGCGTGGTGCAGGGCTTCCTGCAAGGGCTCGACAAGCCGAAGCACGAGCAGCAGCGCTGA
- a CDS encoding TIGR00266 family protein produces the protein MDRHSHELDHRIVGDDMQCVEITLDPGETVIAEPGALMMMDDGIRMQAIFGDGSGKEQSLLDKVFSAGKRVLTGENLFMTAYTNETTGIRTAWFAAAYPGKILPLDLRRFNGQLICQKEAFLAAAKGVSIGIAFNRKIGTGLFGGEGFIMQKLEGDGMVYVHAGGTLVERDLAPGELLKVDTGCLAAMTSTVQYDIQFVGGIRNTLFGGEGVFFATLRGPGHVWIQSLPFSRLADTIIAAAPRSGGNERDEGSILGPLGRMVQGRRIR, from the coding sequence ATGGACCGCCACTCCCACGAACTCGACCACCGCATCGTCGGTGACGACATGCAATGCGTGGAGATCACCCTCGACCCCGGCGAGACCGTCATCGCCGAGCCGGGCGCGCTGATGATGATGGACGACGGCATCCGCATGCAGGCCATCTTCGGCGATGGCAGCGGCAAGGAACAGAGCTTGCTGGACAAGGTCTTCAGCGCCGGCAAGCGGGTGCTCACAGGCGAGAACCTGTTCATGACCGCCTACACCAACGAGACCACCGGCATCCGCACGGCCTGGTTCGCGGCGGCCTATCCGGGCAAGATCCTGCCGCTGGACCTGCGCCGCTTCAACGGCCAGCTCATCTGCCAGAAGGAGGCCTTCCTCGCCGCGGCCAAGGGTGTGAGCATCGGCATCGCCTTCAACCGCAAGATCGGCACGGGTCTGTTCGGGGGTGAGGGCTTCATCATGCAGAAGCTCGAAGGCGATGGCATGGTGTACGTACACGCCGGTGGCACGCTGGTGGAGCGGGATCTGGCGCCCGGCGAACTGCTGAAAGTGGACACAGGCTGCCTGGCCGCGATGACCTCCACCGTGCAGTACGACATCCAGTTCGTGGGTGGCATCCGCAATACCTTGTTCGGTGGCGAGGGCGTCTTCTTCGCCACCCTGCGCGGCCCCGGCCACGTGTGGATCCAGAGCCTGCCCTTCAGCCGACTGGCGGATACCATCATCGCCGCGGCACCGCGATCGGGTGGCAATGAGCGCGACGAGGGCAGCATCCTGGGGCCGTTGGGCCGCATGGTGCAGGGGCGGAGGATCCGGTAA